The window GTGGCTGTCGAAAAATAAGGATGAATGCTTTCTTATGCTGCCTATCAATGGTGGACCAAAAGTAATATTTGGCACAAAATGACCATCCATCACATCCAGATGAAGCCAATGAGCACCCGCTTTTTCAACTAATGCCACCTGTTCCCTCAACATAGAGAAATCTGCTGACAAAATGGAAGGAGCAACTTTTACATTTTCCATCAAAATTTCCTCTCCTGTGCAATTATTTCTTCTAAAAACTCTAGATAATTATCATATCGCCATTTTGGCATTAGACCTGACTCTACGTTTTCTCTTACCCTGCAGCCCGGTTCCTGCTTATGGAGACAAGATGAAAATTTGCAGTTCTGCTGAACCCTTTCTATTTCAGGAAATAAAAACCTTAGTTCTTCTCTTTTTAGCTCCATTGGAAGATGCAGTCTGCTAAATCCAGGTGTGTCTGCAACCAGGCCTCCACCACTTAAAGGAAGTAGTTGAACATATCTGGTAGTATGTTTGCCAATTTCCACCTTTGAGCTAACTGCACCTATTTTCAATGAAAGTTCTGGTTCAAGAGCATTTATTAAGCTTGATTTTCCAACCCCTGACAGACCTGCAAGGACTGTAATCTCATTATTTAGAAAGCATTGAAGCTCATCTATTCCCTTCTTCTCCTTCACACTTGTAAATACTATTGTATAGCCAATTTTCTTATATTCATTCGCCAGG of the Desulfitibacter alkalitolerans DSM 16504 genome contains:
- the rsgA gene encoding ribosome small subunit-dependent GTPase A; amino-acid sequence: MEGIVLSRYSSFYYVQSDNKIWECRLRGKHRLKKADVIAGDKVEFTRVNENQGVIENIKPRVTELYRPAVANVTQLLIVMSLKAPYPNWTLLDRLLVLGSYSNLKSLIAFNKTDIADDNSVSLANEYKKIGYTIVFTSVKEKKGIDELQCFLNNEITVLAGLSGVGKSSLINALEPELSLKIGAVSSKVEIGKHTTRYVQLLPLSGGGLVADTPGFSRLHLPMELKREELRFLFPEIERVQQNCKFSSCLHKQEPGCRVRENVESGLMPKWRYDNYLEFLEEIIAQERKF